The Verrucomicrobiota bacterium genome contains a region encoding:
- a CDS encoding glyoxalase, with product MSDDKMSADIHPCLTYADANAAIDWLCRAFGFAKRLVVPGPDGTVQHSELSLGTGLVMVSSPRRGRQPPGKAGGHTATLSVYVSDPDQHFAQAVASGATVTQPLRDEDYGARGYGVTDLEGHHWYFGNYRPGSYWEGSAGGAQDA from the coding sequence ATGAGCGATGACAAAATGTCGGCTGACATTCATCCGTGCCTGACCTACGCAGACGCGAATGCGGCGATTGACTGGCTCTGCCGGGCCTTCGGCTTCGCGAAACGTCTGGTGGTGCCCGGTCCAGACGGGACCGTTCAGCATTCCGAGCTTAGCCTCGGCACTGGCTTAGTCATGGTGAGCTCACCCAGGCGGGGCCGGCAGCCTCCGGGCAAGGCCGGTGGCCATACAGCGACTCTTAGCGTTTACGTTTCGGACCCCGATCAACACTTCGCGCAAGCGGTTGCCTCAGGAGCGACAGTCACACAGCCCCTGCGTGATGAAGATTACGGAGCGCGCGGCTACGGCGTAACGGACCTCGAAGGCCACCACTGGTACTTTGGCAACTATCGGCCCGGTTCTTACTGGGAGGGCTCTGCGGGTGGCGCACAAGACGCCTAA